The following is a genomic window from Miscanthus floridulus cultivar M001 chromosome 14, ASM1932011v1, whole genome shotgun sequence.
AGAAATCTTAGGCGCGATTTGGATTGCTTAGAGATTGTAGGAATCTGaaatctagatatagattttaaAAGTCTATACATCACCGATTATAGATGGTAGAATGTTATATTGTTCATAACAATATGCTAAATCTATCCATCAACAAGGTAACAAAGCAATCAATAATACCGGGTTTCTTGTGGATTTAGAGACTTGGGGAACCCGGGTATTCATTCTTTACCATGTGCATTATCACCCTCATTCGGAGCGCGAGTAGGTGATAGAGATTTTGTTTTATCTGGTTTTATTTAAGAATCTAAATCGATTCAAACGAGCGCTTATACATACCgtaggaaaaaaaaaagagatagcACCCACATAGAGAAAAAATGGTAGAGTAccaatcctttctctctctaAATAAAAAATGTGATCTTACTACTAATGAGAAACTGAAAATCAAGGACAAACAAATTTAACCAAGCTCTGACCACCAAGATGATGAAAAAACAGTAACCAATATACTAGCAGCATCGATTGGGTTTTCACTTTCGAATTTCCACCGCTAGCAATGCGACGTGCTCGAAGGTCAAAGATGTGCACTTCACGTCTTGCAAGGACGCACACGCAAATTTGCATACTACCACCACACTTCCCGAACCGGACCACGCCGCTCAACTCCAAACCACCCGCCCCCTCCCCTCCACTGCCACCCAGGACCCACCAATTACCCTACCCCACCCATCAGCGACTAAGCTCCACTTCCGCCCACGTGACATAACCCCTCGCAAGCATTCCCCCCACGCGCCCGCGACCGGCGACAGCAGGTCACCACGCGGCGTCTATAAATACCTCGCCCCGGTCCTCACCGCCAACTCCCCGTCCGCATATATGCGCGCACGCGTCCACCCACCCCCCGCCTCCTCTCCCCGACGGAGACGGAAACCCTAACCCACACATCCAGCCTCCCGGATCCCTCCGCCTCCTCTCCCCGATCTCTATAAAAGACCGCGGATTTCGAAATTCTTTCCGCAGGATCTGTAACGGCCCCTCCTTTCCCGCGCGAATCGACCTTGGATTGAGCTTTTTTCGTCCCGCTGTCGTAGGGAGATCGGGGATTTCCTCTGGTGGTGTGGGGGATTCGGGCCGTGGATGGCGGAGCCGGCGTTGGAGGGGAGCCAGCCGGTGGATCTGTCCAAGCACCCCTCCGGCATCGTCCCCACGCTCCAGTAAGAACAGCAGTGATTCGATTTCTGGTTGTGTTGGGGATGCGAGGCTTGGACGACGCCGGCTGAGATCTGGCTGCTTTCGAGCGATTGATTGTGGTTCAGCTAGTCGTAATCCACTGGGCTTGGGGTGTGTTTGGTTCTCTTGTTGGGGGTATTTGGGGCTAGATCCAGGGTGGGGTCACAAGAACCAATCCTCATGTGCGGTGAAAAGCTCATGAGGTCATGACGTTATTGCTTTGACCTGCCATAGTTCCCTGCAAAAGAAAATGATCTAACCATGATAATTAAAGCCACACGGATTTGAAGTATCGAGCTGGATTTATATTTGAAATATCGAGCTCGGTTTAATGTTACAAATTTGAGATTGATGCTACTGTAGTATGCTGGACCTCCTGAATCTTACAGTGTTACTAGAAGAGAGGGTGGATGTGTATGTCTGAATGTTAAACCTTGTTTAAATTTGTGCTGCTGCTACCCATCTTTGGAAACGATACCAAATCATCAAATACCGAATGATAGGTTGTTAGCGGAAAGCTTGCTAAGTTCCCTGTATTTGCGTGGCTCTGGTAGGCTGATACGAAAATGAAGAAGTAATTAGCTTAATACTTCCTTAAGCACTCTTTATCTCCACTGCTTGTATAGGCTGTTAAACCAAGTTCATGTGTATGGCAAATGCATTGACTAGCCAGACATCTTGCTCCGTTGCAATTTTGACTTTTGTTGCTTTCGGGTGATACTGTTCTCTGTTGTTTCTTTGCATACTCAACACAGAGATGTTGATGTTCTTGCTATGTTCTGCTTTATGCTGTTTGGTCTGGTAACAGGAATATTGTCTCGACGGTCAATTTGGACTGTAAATTGGATCTGAAAGCAATTGCCCTTCAAGCACGTAATGCAGAATATAACCCCAAGGTGGGATTGTTGTTtcaatgtttttttttgttttcattttttattcTGCACGTAGTGCTATCTATTCTGCCAAGGTTCTGTCTGTATGCAGCAATCGTTGGTGCTACTTCTCCAGAACTATTTTGTACATGTTTGCTTGTCTGTTTTTGATTTTCGATAAATGAATGGATCATAGTGTTGTATTTCCAGTGTGGTCCGATTAGCATGTACTCTGGACAATACCATTGATTTAAagcttttcttttcctttatgCTTATGCTGTATTCATGGTTCATGTCTGTGGATGATGAATAGTCTGGAATGAAAACCATATCATTTCACATATGATAGTTGTTGATCCTTGTTTTAATTATATGATGATTTATATCGTCAAAATCATGCTTATCGCCTTGTGAACTTCTAAGAAAATATAGACCACATCTCTAAACAATTTTATCCCTCATTTTTCAATAAGTATTCGGTTATGAACTTATGATAAATAAGAATTCCATCTGTTCCTACAATTTATACGAATATGTTTTATAATTCATATGTGTGTAGCTAATATGCTACGTTTTGATATACATATGCATATTATTATGCGAACTATGTCTAGCATGTATAGTGAAAATCAAGTACTGGGTTTTATCTCATTGCCACATTCAGTTCTGACATCATGCAACTTCATTTTCATGCTTTATTTTGTTCCAGCATTGTACTTTGTCTTTGCTTTAATAACTCTTTCTTTGTAAAACAGCGTTTTGCTGCGGTTATTATGCGGATAAGAGAACCAAAGACTACAGCATTGATATTTGCGTCGGGAAAAATGGTAAGTTTAACTTCTCTGTATCAGTGATGTTGTGCATGTTCTTTTTAAGTAGTTATATTAGGTATGGTTCTGACTCTGTACCATAAGAAGATGAGATTATTGGGTAGCTATTTATGGTTTAGTTGTTATAGCTGTTGAAAATTAGTGTGAACACCTCATAGGTACTTAAGGGTTACTTTTCAGTTATCCTTTTGCTTGATTGTATTCCTAATGAGCTTCTGTCTGAGAATTCATCATTTCCCTAATTGTGCACTGACCTGCTGTGAATTATCAGGTCTGTACTGGAGCAAAAAGTGAACAACAATCTAAACTTGCAGCTAGGAAGGTAATTTTGTGTTCTTTTCTCGTCATCTAAATATTCTTAGTCTGCTAAGGGTTGTCTGAACAAATAACTGTTTTGCTGTTTGAAGTATGCTCGCATCATCCAGAAGCTTGGTTTTCCAGCAAAATTCAAGGTATGTATTCCATTCTTCAAACTTGTGTGCTTTAATTCTTCGATAAATGTCATTGAACTTCTCTTCTTTCTGTGTTATCAGGACTTCAAGATTCAGAACATTGTTGGGTCTTGTGATGTCAAATTCCCGATCAGGCTTGAGGGTCTTGCATACTCTCATGGTGCTTTCTCAAGTGTAAGTTGCATTCCTTGTCTTGTTAGCCATAATTCTCTCAGCTATCTTCTTGAATTTTCCTGCCAGTGTCCTGATATTTTGCTTGGCTTTCACTCTCCAGTACGAACCAGAGCTCTTCCCTGGCTTGATCTATCGAATGAAGCAGCCAAAGATTGTGCTGCTGATTTTTGTTTCAGGCAAGATTGTTCTGACTGGAGCTAAGGTTAGCAACCATTTCCTGTGCCTTTGTCTATCCTGAATTTATTAGGGTATATCTGAGGTATTTTTTTTCCTTCTGATTGCATTAGAGTATATATAAATAAGCTTCTCTCTTTCCAGGTGAGAGATGAGACGTACACTGCCTTCGAAAATATTTATCCTGTCCTCACAGAGTTCAGAAAAGTCCAGCAATGGTATGTAGCATCTAGCACATGTTAACGGGCATGAGTTCAGAAAAGTCCAGCAATGCTATTCAACTATTGTGCCTAGTTGTTGTGGTCACCTTTTTTTTATCATTTTGTTTATGCTTGTTTCTAGATGGGGTATGGGTGATCACATCATATTTTCTCAGAAATCTTAAAGTTGTCACCTGTTGTATGCAGATAATTATTGGAAGTAAGCAGGAGTGCTGAATGGGAAATGTTATTGCTGGCTGCCAGCTCCAACCTCCAAGTGTACATAATCTGGACCTCGGAGGAGCCTCTATGCTGCCCATCAGTCCCATGAGACCTGGTGCggtgcacttgtcgatgtccacACAGCTCAATTATTTGTGATGGACCATGCTTGATCGAGTAGATTCATGGGCAGCGATTGTAGCTTGCAATGCCTCAGTGGAAGTGGTACGCCAATAAGACTGAAAAGCAAGTTTTGGTCCTGGCTTTTCAAAAGTCTTCTCTAAATGTTTCCTCCGTAGATGAAAAAGGCAAATGTAGTGTATGTACTCCT
Proteins encoded in this region:
- the LOC136506139 gene encoding TATA-box-binding protein 2-like isoform X2, whose translation is MAEPALEGSQPVDLSKHPSGIVPTLQNIVSTVNLDCKLDLKAIALQARNAEYNPKRFAAVIMRIREPKTTALIFASGKMVCTGAKSEQQSKLAARKYARIIQKLGFPAKFKDFKIQNIVGSCDVKFPIRLEGLAYSHGAFSSVRDETYTAFENIYPVLTEFRKVQQ
- the LOC136506139 gene encoding TATA-box-binding protein 2-like isoform X1, coding for MAEPALEGSQPVDLSKHPSGIVPTLQNIVSTVNLDCKLDLKAIALQARNAEYNPKRFAAVIMRIREPKTTALIFASGKMVCTGAKSEQQSKLAARKYARIIQKLGFPAKFKDFKIQNIVGSCDVKFPIRLEGLAYSHGAFSSYEPELFPGLIYRMKQPKIVLLIFVSGKIVLTGAKVRDETYTAFENIYPVLTEFRKVQQ